The genomic segment AGCCAGTCCGCGGACGTCAGACCAGTTCCAGTACTGGCGGTTGAACAGGTTATGGATGCCGGCATATAGCGCGACATTCTTGCTGATGTTGTAGCCGCCGCGCAGATCGACCACGAACGCCATCGGCGGTGTGAAATCAGTCTGTTTGCTCATGTCGCTGCGGCGCTTGGTGCTTTGATAGATAAAGTCGGTTTGGCCGTACCAGAGATCGCTCGGCTCATAGCGCAAGCCGAACACGGCCATGAATGGATTGACTGTATCAAGCGGCGTGCTGCTACCGTCGGCGCCCTCGGTATGACCCTTGGTATAGGCCAGGCCGGCCTTGACGCCGAGGCCATTGGCGAGTTGCCAATCGATTCTTGCTTCGGCGCCGCTGATGCGGGCGCGGGCGCGGTTAACGTATTGGAAGATCGTCGGGTCGATAAATGGCCGGCCGCTGCCGCCTACTATTTCCTGCGAAATGAAGTTGCTGTAGCGCCCAGTGAATGCGGCCATGCTGTAGCGCAGGACGTCGTTGCCGCCGGTCAGTTTTCCGCGTAAGCCAATTTCAAAGGTGTTGCTGGTTTCCGGTTTCAGATCTGGATTACCGATGGTGGCGTAGCCGTACATCGGATTGCCGAAGCTATTGTTGACCTGGTCCGGAGTTGGTGTGCGGAAGCCGCGCGCATACTGGATATAGGGCAGCAACGCCGGGTTGATTTCGTACATTACGGCCAGTCGTGGTGATACTGCATTGCCGCTGGATTTGGTTGCCTTGCCGGTATAGGCCGGATCGTTTTCATCCGGCGTTAGGCGGTAGCCGTCGAAACGCAGCCCAGGCGTGATGCTGAGAGGACCGTTCTGCGACACGCGGATTTCGTCCTGCAGGAAGCTGCCGAACAGCGTGTAGTCTGTGTTCGGGAAAGCCTTGTTGGGAAACGGAGATTCGCCGGTACCCGGAATGGTGCCGTTGCGCAGGCCGCTGATGCGCGCCGTGCTGACGTCGAAACCATACACGAGCTTGTGTTGCAGCGTGCCGGTGGCGAAGTTGCTTTCTGCTTGCGCCGAGCCGCCGACGGTGCGTTCCTGATAGGTGTTATCGCGCGTGCGGTCCACTGTGGGGAACCGGTCTTCGTAGGAAAACTGATGGTTCTTGGCGTCCTGGAAGTAAAGCTGGGTGTGCGCATTCTGCAAATAGCGGCCGGCGCTGTCCTTGAAATCGTAAGCCAGGCTATAACGATTGCGTTCAAGTTTGTCGTCGGCGTGCAACCCCAGAGTGCTTTTGGTGATGGCGGAAAGCACGTCCGAGTCGGTCTTCTGTTCCTGGTGGCTGATGGCGGCAGTGAATGTATCCTGTGCGCTGGCCTTGAAGACCAGTTTGCCGAGCAGGGCGTTGCCATGGACGTTTTGCGGATTCGCAGTATCGCGGTTAGGACCGAGGATATTGCGCGTGCCCTTGGTGTCAACTTCGTGGCCGTCGCGCTTGTTGGCAATCAGCAAGCCTTCAAAGCGCTCGCCGCCGAACGCAGCAACGGCGGTGGTCGAGGTGCTGCCATCGGTGGAGTCGTAAGTGGGCTTGATCGAGAAATAGGTCGGCTTGTTGAAAATCTTCAAAAAGTCGGCCGGATCCTTGGTGATGAAATTGACCGCACCGGTCAGGCCGTCGCTGCCGTACATGGCCGATGCCGGCCCGCGCAGGATTTCCACGCGCTTGTACATGTCCATTTGCACATAGTCGCCGCGACCGGCTTCCAATGGCCCGAACGAGAACGAACTTGGCAGGCGTATGCCGTCTTCCATCAGCAGGATACGGTTGCCTTCCAGGCCGCGAATGTTGATGCCTTCGTTGCCGCCGCGGCCGCCGGCTGTCGCCGCCGATGTCGGGCGGTAAGGCCCGCGCCTGACAGTAACGCCGGGTTCGTAGCGCAGCAGATCCTTGACGTCCTTCGGTTGTTGTTCCTCAATGGTGGCGGCATTGATGACTGAGATGCTGCTGGGGGTTTGCGACACTGCGGTTTCGCTACGGGTCGCGGTTACCGAGATCTCATCGAACGTATGGTTGGCGGCGTAGTTACCGGCCAACAGCGGCGGCTGGGTCGTGCTTTGCGCCAGCACTGGCGCGGACGCGGTGACCATGGCGAAGATGGCAAAATTGACGGCCGCAGGCAGTTTGCGCAGCGTCGGTTGCATTGGGTGGGATGAATGTAAATTGGGCAAAGCGTCGAACTCCAAAACGAAGCAGCATGTTTAATGGCTGGCAACGCTTGGGGTGCGGCTGGCTGAAAAGAGAGAGTCTGAGATGGACAATACGGCAGGAAGCGTAGTGCACAAACCTAATTATAAATGAGAATCATTATTGTTTGTGGATTTGTATGATAAATTCACGTCATGGACTCCTTCAGCAAATCGAAGGACAAGTTAACTTTCCTCATAGTTACATCTGGTAGCAAATGTGCATTGACGGAAATGGAGATGCACGGCGCTCTGTCCTATACTATGAACACAGCATTGCATGCGCGGGTAGCCTTGGTTTCCTGCGTATTTGCTCGCCATTACAAAAAAAATTGAAAAACATCAAGGCTCTCAACGGGCCTGAAAAGCAAGGAGCTTATTATGCGCAAACTCATGTTCTTGGCGGTAGCGGCCATGTTGGCTGGCTGTGCCACAGATGCAGAACGTTCGCTGCAGGCGCAACGCGACGTCGATCAAATGATGCACATTTATGGCCCGGCTTGTGAACGGATGGGATACAAAGGCAATTCCAACGAATGGCGCGATTGTGTGTTGAAGCTGGATACGAAAGATAATGCACAACGCTATCCGACGACCACGACCTGCTTTGGTCATCCTGGTTTACTTCAATGTAATACCTTCTGACGCCGGCGTTCTTATACCCCTCGCGTGATTTTCAGCCGGACATCGATCTGAAATTGATGATTGATGTCCGGTTTTGGTTTTAAACCACTTCAAATTGCACGTCGTAGTAAAGGCCAGCGTGCAAGCCATTCTTTGTTTTCCATGCGTTGCTCGAACAAAGCATGTTTCTCTCCGACGAAGCGAGGCGTCGGCTGGATAACACCTGCATACAGGTCCTTCAGTCCGAACGGTGCGGCGACTTCGATATTGTTGTTGTTGTTGTTGTTGTTGTTGTTGTTGTTGTTGTTGTTGTTGTTGTTGTTGGCGTACCTGACTGCTACCGCAGTTGCAGTTTCCGGCCAGAAGCGCATCGCGTGGCTGCTTGACTGGTAAGGTGCGTCGTCGTTGCGCACATGCATTCGCGCTTGATTTTTTACAGACCAGGCGATTGAATTGTCTACATCCTTCAGGCGCGCTTCCAGCTGCAGGTCGATAGTTGCGTCATTCTGGCTTGGATCGAACCAGATGACGTCTACGTCGCCGGACAACGGGGATGGGGGGCGTCCGTGCAAGACATCCCAGACGGCATTCCTGATGAAACCCGCTGCAACCCAGCAATCAGGCAGGCGCAAGGCATCCACTAGCGTCAAGATACGCCGCCGTTCCGGATCGGCGCGCAACATCTCTTTTAACTGGCTAAGGTGTTCCATCGTCACATGTGCATTCCATGCATTGCAGGCGCATGGGAATGAAATGAATGCCATGTGCTTCAGTTTTCGGGCCGATTTCTTTGAAGCCGAAGCGCGTGTACACAGGCATAGCAAATGGCGAGGAGTTCACGGTGAAACATTCTGGTTTTGAAACGGATAGCGCTGCTGCCTTTGCCATCTGCCAAAGCCGAGTAGCTAAACCGCGGCGCTGGAACGCCGGGGATACAAATAAATGAAAGACATGACTGCCGTCGCGCAGGGCGATGAAGCCAGCCAGTTGCTTGTCTTCAAACGCGGCGATATATTGATAGCGCGGGTCGGCGATATAACGTGTTTCGGCTTCAGGTGAGATCGACTCGATGAATTTTTCGGTCCCTGTACTCTCTGGATGGATCGCGAATTCATGTAAAAACTGTTGGATCAGGCCGCTGATTGCCGCAGCATCGCTGCTGGCAGCGGAGCGAAAGTCAAATATAGGCGGCGTCAACTCAGCAGCTACGGTCATGGTTTCTGTTGTAATGAAAATATAGAAAGATACGTCTGTCTGCCTGGGGGCACACGAAATTCACACGGTCATGCGGACTAATTATAGTTCCGGAATGCGGCTGGGTATTCTCGTTGATACCAGCCTGTCGCCGTATCGTGATCGAGACTGAGGAAGGCGCGCATTTTCGGAATCAGCGCCAGGCCTATCGTACACAGCGCGATCAAGATGCCGAATAGTATGTAGCATTGCGCCACCGAAGCGTGTAATAAAGCCATGCCTGCCACCGCTGGTCCCAGCGTCGATGAAATTTGCCACGCCAAGGTATTGACCGAGGCATGCCGTGCCCGGTAATTTGCCGGCATCGCGAGCAAGCGATGCGTGACGCCGACAAATTGCGTGGTCGATTGTGAGATGCCGAGCAAAAAAAATGCAGTTGCCAGCAGCAATGGCGATGCCGTCAAGCCTACTACCAGAAGTGCGGTGGCGCGCAGTAGAGTCGCACCTATCAGGGCGTGAAAGCGTCCCAGTTTTCTTGAGAAAAAAGAAGCGCAACCAAGAAAACCGAGGAACATGCCGGACATGATGCCCATGTTGGTCGCTCCCAGCCAAAAGGCGGACAGTCCCAGGCTAGTCACTCTCAAGGCTGCCATCATGCCGATAGCGGGGGCATAAAATACGCCGATGACCAGCATGACCAGCGTCCAGTGCCGTTCCAGCGGTATGTGCCATTTGGCGTGCAAGCCTGCTTGCAATTCATGCCGCCATTGCACGAGTCCGAGCGCCGCCGGTTTGTTCGTTGTCAAAGCCTTGGGTAGTTTGGTGGCGGCAAGCGCCGCGATCAGCAGTAGCGCCACATGCACCCAGAGCGCGCTGGGGATACCGGCGGTGGCGATCACGCTGCCGCCAAGCGCCGGGCCCATGATGCTGCCGAGAGAGCCGCTGACTTTCTGCATGCTCATGGCGAGAGACAGTTTTTCTGCGGTGACCAGTTCCGATGCGATGGTTTGGATGCATGGGATGATGATCGCCATGGCGCACACACCGATCATCTCGCAGGCGATGATGACGTACAGGTGGTAAAAATGCGCTTGCGCCAGCGATGCCAGCACCACACTTTCAAACGCGATGGCGACAAAGCCGATCGCCATCAGGCGCTTTTTTGGATAACGGTCGCCTAAAGGGGAGAGCAGTGGGATGGCAAGCAAGCTGGCGCCGGCCACTATCACGCCAAAGGTCGCGAGGTCGCGGGCGCCGCCATGTTGGGCAATCCACCAGGCGATAGTGATGTTGCCGAGCAGGAGTGCACTCAGCGTCGCCATCTCGCTCACCAGTACCAGAATGAAGGGCCGACCCAGCTGCAATAGCTTGTGCTTGTATTGTCCGAGCATGTTTTTATTGTAGGTGGCCCGCGCCGGGGATCAGATCAAGCCATCGAACAATATTACCTCGACTGTGTCGCCGCTGGCTACGTCCACCTGATCATGCGCCAGCACGATCATGCAGTTGGCTTCCGCCATCGACCGTAAAATACCGGAACCCTGGGCGGCGGTGGGGCGTACCGTCCAATGGCCATCCGTCATGCTGAGGATGCCGCGCTGGTATTCCGTGCGGCCGGGACGCTTGCGGATATTGACCGCAGCAGTAGCGCGCATGAGTGGCAAGGTCTGGGCTTGCGCGCCCATCATTTGCAAAAGCGCATCGCGTGCAAAAAAATAAAATGAGACCATCACTGCCACGGGGTTGCCGGGCAGGCCGAAAAACAATGCTTGCTTGCCGCCGGAAGTAATCCGGCCGAACGCCAGCGGCCGGCCAGGGCGCATGCCGATTTTCCAGAAAGCGACATCACCCAGCTGCGCCATCATTTGTTTGGTGTGATCGGCGTCGCCAACCGAGACGCCGCCAGAAGTGATGATCGCGTCGGCGTTTTCACAGGCGCTGCGGAATGCAGCTTCGAGTGCGACCGGGTCGTCGCCAATTACTCCCATGTCGATGATGTCACAGCCGAGGCGTTGTAGCATGCCGTACAAGGTGTAGCGATTGGAATCGTAGACGCAGCCTGGATCCAGTATTTCACCGACCGAGCGCAATTCGTCGCCGGTCGAGAAAAAGGCGACGCGCAACCGTCGCCGTACCGGAATTTCAGCGATACCCAGGGAGGCCAGCAAACCGAGATCGGCAGGACGCAGGATGCGGCCTTTGCATATGGCCGGCGTACCTGCTTTCAGATCTTCGCCGGCCAGGCGGCAATTGGCGCCTGGCCGGACTGCGGCAGCAGGGATAGTAATTGACGTGGCCGGAGTGCCCGTGGCGACGTGCACGAATTCTTGCGGAATCACGGTATCCAGGCCAACCGGCATCAGTGCGCCTGTCATGATGCGAATTGCCTGGCCCTTGGACGCGGTTCCTTCATAAGCGCGGCCAGCATGAGCGGTACCGGCGACTGTCAGCACGGTATCCGCATCGTGGCGCAGGTCGGCCGAGTTAAAGGCGTAGCCGTCCATCGCCGAGTTGTCGTGCGCGGGCACGTCGATGGGCGAGATGATATCGCTCGCCAGTACTCGGTCCAGTGCGCTGCGCAGGGCGACTTTTTCAATAGCGCCGACCGGCGTGATGAAGGCGTGGATGATGGCCTGCGCCTGCTTGACTGGCATGGCTTGCGGATCGTATCCGGAAACGCAGCTGGTCAATTCGCTGGTCAGTTCTGATAGCGACGGCTGGGCTGGGCGGCTGGAGATGTTCAAATTGTTCTTCTTTATGCGTTGTCGTTGCCAGTGGCGTTCTGCTGCAATTGTTCTTCGGTATTGATGTTGCGAAAGGCGTCTGCGTCGCTGAACAGCGCTTCGCTATAGTTCAGGCGGCGATACCATGCCTCTATCTTACGTCCTCCGGCTTCCAGGTAGTCATTGAGGTCGGTCAATAAACTGCTTTTCAGCAGCATGAATACCGGTTGCGGCTGGATTGCCTTGGTGCGCTCGTCGACTGTAGTGGCTACCGCCAGGTCGGCATCGGCATGTTGCATGGCTTGCGCCAGGACTTGCACCAGATTGAGCGGCAGATAGGGCGAGTCGCAAGGCGCTGTCGCCAGGTAGGGCGTCATACAGTGGCGCAGGCCGGTTTGCAAGCCGGCTAGCGGGCCTGCGAAATCGGCTTGTTCATCCGGCCAGACGGGATGGCCGAACGCGGCGTAGCTGCTCTGGTTGCGGTTGGCGTTGATGATCAGGGTGCTGACTTGCGGCGCCAGGCGGGATATGACATGGGCGGCCATGGCTTGCTGTCCGAGCATGGCCAGGCCCTTGTCGATACCGCCCATGCGCGAACCGCGGCCGCCGGCGATAACTAGGCCGGTGACACAACTAGTGATGCTCAATGAAGCAGGTGGATCCTGGATTTGCAAAGCGTGGCCTCGTGCTTTCTACAGCCGCCGATTTCAGCCGCCGATATATGACATTTCCACTTTTTTCCTGGACGGCGTCAATCCTTCGGTGTTTTGCGTGCGCAATTCGGAGTAACGGTCATCGCGAGCGCGCCACAGCTGGCCGATGACACTCGAGATTTCACGGTCGCTGCCTTCGCTACGTAGCAAGGCGCGCAGATCGTGACCGGCGCTGGCGAACAGGCAGGTGTACAGCTTACCTTCAGTCGACAGGCGCGCTCGTGAGCAGTCGTGACAAAAGGCTTGGGTGACGCTGGAAATGAGGCCGATTTCACCGCCGCCGTCGACATAGCGCCAGCGCTGCGCCGTTTCGCCGAGATAGTTGGCGGCGACCGGCTGCATCGGCAATTCGGTCTGGATCAATTGCGCTACTTCGGCGGAAGACACCACTTCATCCATTTTCCAGCCGTTGGAAGCGCCCACATCCATGTATTCGATGAAGCGCAGAATGTACGGCGTATTTTTAAAATGACGCGCCATCGGCAGGATTTCCTGTTCGTTGACGCCACGCTTGACCACCATGTTGACCTTGATCGGACCGAGTCCAACCTGGTGCGCCACATCCAGTCCGTGCAGCACCTCGGCTACCGGGAAATTGGCGTCGTTCATGCGCTTGAAGATGGATTCGTCGAGCGCATCCAGCGACACAGTGACGCGTTTCAAACCGGCGTCTTTCAGTGCCTGCGCCTTTTTAGCCAGCAGCGAACCGTTGGTGGTCAGAGTCAGGTCGAGTTCTTTGCCATCCGGCGTTTTCAGCGCGCTCAGCATGGCGATCAGTTTTTCAATGTGCTTGCGCAGCAGCGGTTCGCCGCCGGTCAGGCGGATCTTGTGCACGCCGTGGGCGACGAACAGGCTAGCCAGACGGGTAATTTCTTCAAATGACAGTAAGGCGGTATGCGGTAGAAACGCATAATCCTTGTCGAACACAGCACGCGGCATGCAGTAGACGCAGCGGAAGTTGCAGCGGTCAGTCACTGAGATGCGCAAGTCGTGCAGCGGCCTGCCTAATTCATCCGCTATCAGGCCGGTAGGCGTTTCAAGTATGGAGGGCAGCGTCGGCGGCAAGAAATTGCGGCTATCGATCAGCGGGATGACTTTTTTAGTCATGATGTGTTTCTTGGCAGGTATGCAAAATCTCGTACTTCTATACTAGATGGTAACTTCCACAAGATACCATGGCCATCGGCTTTTGGCTTCAGCAGGTTACAGATAGTGTGTATGACGCCAGACGTGACAAAGGGAGTCGTAGACTCCCTTTGTTGTCTTGTCATCTTGCTACGCCGCCATGTTGCCGGCGGCGCAGGCTGGCTTAGGACTGCGAGCGCTGGGTTTCGATCTGCACCAGTGGTTCGCTGACCTGGACCGGCACTGCCTTGCGTTCACGAGGTACGCGTGGTGCAGCGACGATGTTGGCCGTAGCTTCCTGCGCAGCACGCAGCTTGTTCGGGTCGGTCGCTGCCAATGTCAGGCCTGCCGCCGCCAGAACGGTTTGCAGATCTTCCACCTTAGGCGAGGAACTCGATACGGCAGCCTTGACTTCGGCAGGCGCCACAGGTGCTGCCGGTGCTGCTTCTACCGATACTTGCACAAC from the Collimonas arenae genome contains:
- a CDS encoding nucleotidyltransferase family protein, with protein sequence MEHLSQLKEMLRADPERRRILTLVDALRLPDCWVAAGFIRNAVWDVLHGRPPSPLSGDVDVIWFDPSQNDATIDLQLEARLKDVDNSIAWSVKNQARMHVRNDDAPYQSSSHAMRFWPETATAVAVRYANNNNNNNNNNNNNNNNNNNIEVAAPFGLKDLYAGVIQPTPRFVGEKHALFEQRMENKEWLARWPLLRRAI
- the mobA gene encoding molybdenum cofactor guanylyltransferase MobA, encoding MGGIDKGLAMLGQQAMAAHVISRLAPQVSTLIINANRNQSSYAAFGHPVWPDEQADFAGPLAGLQTGLRHCMTPYLATAPCDSPYLPLNLVQVLAQAMQHADADLAVATTVDERTKAIQPQPVFMLLKSSLLTDLNDYLEAGGRKIEAWYRRLNYSEALFSDADAFRNINTEEQLQQNATGNDNA
- a CDS encoding TonB-dependent hemoglobin/transferrin/lactoferrin family receptor; translated protein: MQPTLRKLPAAVNFAIFAMVTASAPVLAQSTTQPPLLAGNYAANHTFDEISVTATRSETAVSQTPSSISVINAATIEEQQPKDVKDLLRYEPGVTVRRGPYRPTSAATAGGRGGNEGINIRGLEGNRILLMEDGIRLPSSFSFGPLEAGRGDYVQMDMYKRVEILRGPASAMYGSDGLTGAVNFITKDPADFLKIFNKPTYFSIKPTYDSTDGSTSTTAVAAFGGERFEGLLIANKRDGHEVDTKGTRNILGPNRDTANPQNVHGNALLGKLVFKASAQDTFTAAISHQEQKTDSDVLSAITKSTLGLHADDKLERNRYSLAYDFKDSAGRYLQNAHTQLYFQDAKNHQFSYEDRFPTVDRTRDNTYQERTVGGSAQAESNFATGTLQHKLVYGFDVSTARISGLRNGTIPGTGESPFPNKAFPNTDYTLFGSFLQDEIRVSQNGPLSITPGLRFDGYRLTPDENDPAYTGKATKSSGNAVSPRLAVMYEINPALLPYIQYARGFRTPTPDQVNNSFGNPMYGYATIGNPDLKPETSNTFEIGLRGKLTGGNDVLRYSMAAFTGRYSNFISQEIVGGSGRPFIDPTIFQYVNRARARISGAEARIDWQLANGLGVKAGLAYTKGHTEGADGSSTPLDTVNPFMAVFGLRYEPSDLWYGQTDFIYQSTKRRSDMSKQTDFTPPMAFVVDLRGGYNISKNVALYAGIHNLFNRQYWNWSDVRGLADNSTVKDAYTAPGRSFNVGLKFQY
- the moaA gene encoding GTP 3',8-cyclase MoaA, which encodes MTKKVIPLIDSRNFLPPTLPSILETPTGLIADELGRPLHDLRISVTDRCNFRCVYCMPRAVFDKDYAFLPHTALLSFEEITRLASLFVAHGVHKIRLTGGEPLLRKHIEKLIAMLSALKTPDGKELDLTLTTNGSLLAKKAQALKDAGLKRVTVSLDALDESIFKRMNDANFPVAEVLHGLDVAHQVGLGPIKVNMVVKRGVNEQEILPMARHFKNTPYILRFIEYMDVGASNGWKMDEVVSSAEVAQLIQTELPMQPVAANYLGETAQRWRYVDGGGEIGLISSVTQAFCHDCSRARLSTEGKLYTCLFASAGHDLRALLRSEGSDREISSVIGQLWRARDDRYSELRTQNTEGLTPSRKKVEMSYIGG
- a CDS encoding GNAT family N-acetyltransferase: MTVAAELTPPIFDFRSAASSDAAAISGLIQQFLHEFAIHPESTGTEKFIESISPEAETRYIADPRYQYIAAFEDKQLAGFIALRDGSHVFHLFVSPAFQRRGLATRLWQMAKAAALSVSKPECFTVNSSPFAMPVYTRFGFKEIGPKTEAHGIHFIPMRLQCMECTCDDGTP
- a CDS encoding MFS transporter — its product is MLGQYKHKLLQLGRPFILVLVSEMATLSALLLGNITIAWWIAQHGGARDLATFGVIVAGASLLAIPLLSPLGDRYPKKRLMAIGFVAIAFESVVLASLAQAHFYHLYVIIACEMIGVCAMAIIIPCIQTIASELVTAEKLSLAMSMQKVSGSLGSIMGPALGGSVIATAGIPSALWVHVALLLIAALAATKLPKALTTNKPAALGLVQWRHELQAGLHAKWHIPLERHWTLVMLVIGVFYAPAIGMMAALRVTSLGLSAFWLGATNMGIMSGMFLGFLGCASFFSRKLGRFHALIGATLLRATALLVVGLTASPLLLATAFFLLGISQSTTQFVGVTHRLLAMPANYRARHASVNTLAWQISSTLGPAVAGMALLHASVAQCYILFGILIALCTIGLALIPKMRAFLSLDHDTATGWYQREYPAAFRNYN
- the moeA gene encoding molybdopterin molybdotransferase MoeA — its product is MNISSRPAQPSLSELTSELTSCVSGYDPQAMPVKQAQAIIHAFITPVGAIEKVALRSALDRVLASDIISPIDVPAHDNSAMDGYAFNSADLRHDADTVLTVAGTAHAGRAYEGTASKGQAIRIMTGALMPVGLDTVIPQEFVHVATGTPATSITIPAAAVRPGANCRLAGEDLKAGTPAICKGRILRPADLGLLASLGIAEIPVRRRLRVAFFSTGDELRSVGEILDPGCVYDSNRYTLYGMLQRLGCDIIDMGVIGDDPVALEAAFRSACENADAIITSGGVSVGDADHTKQMMAQLGDVAFWKIGMRPGRPLAFGRITSGGKQALFFGLPGNPVAVMVSFYFFARDALLQMMGAQAQTLPLMRATAAVNIRKRPGRTEYQRGILSMTDGHWTVRPTAAQGSGILRSMAEANCMIVLAHDQVDVASGDTVEVILFDGLI